One Aquarana catesbeiana isolate 2022-GZ linkage group LG11, ASM4218655v1, whole genome shotgun sequence genomic window carries:
- the PLEKHF1 gene encoding pleckstrin homology domain-containing family F member 1 — MVDHLAYTEINTQRIGAVEACFGTAGQPLAIPGRVLVGEGILTKECRKKPKPRIFFLFSDILVYGTIVINKVKYSCQHIIPLEDVTTELLPDSEDMRNRWLLKTSKKSFVVCAASFTERQEWISHIKECSDRLMEKTGRRPSFKHAAPWIPDRATDICMRCTHTKFTTLTRRHHCRNCGFVVCQDCSRNKFVILALSSKPLRVCNLCHRKLMSEKLAEEQERKRALELDREIPGFDPSSEDDSENDEEKTNNFPSNEDFYSSSWSAFHA, encoded by the coding sequence ATGGTGGACCACCTTGCCTATACAGAGATCAACACTCAGCGAATAGGGGCCGTAGAGGCATGTTTTGGTACAGCTGGCCAACCCCTTGCCATCCCAGGAAGAGTCCTTGTGGGTGAAGGAATACTGACCAAAGAATGCCGAAAAAAACCCAAGCCAAGGATCTTCTTCCTCTTCAGCGACATTCTGGTGTACGGAACTATCGTCATAAACAAAGTCAAGTATAGCTGCCAACACATAATCCCTCTGGAAGATGTGACCACCGAGTTACTTCCCGACAGCGAAGATATGAGGAACCGGTGGTTGCTAAAAACATCTAAAAAGTCCTTTGTGGTTTGCGCTGCTTCTTTCACCGAAAGACAAGAGTGGATCAGTCACATCAAAGAGTGTTCCGACCGGTTGATGGAGAAGACCGGGAGACGACCGTCCTTTAAGCACGCAGCTCCTTGGATCCCAGACAGAGCCACCGACATCTGTATGCGTTGTACTCACACCAAGTTCACCACCCTAACTCGTAGACACCACTGTCGCAATTGTGGCTTTGTTGTTTGTCAGGACTGCTCGAGAAACAAGTTTGTCATACTGGCGTTGTCCTCCAAGCCCCTAAGAGTTTGTAACCTCTGCCACAGAAAACTAATGTCTGAAAAGTTGGCGGAAGAACAAGAACGAAAAAGAGCACTTGAGTTGGACCGAGAGATCCCAGGGTTTGATCCTTCAAGTGAAGACGACAGCGAGAACGATGAAGAAAAGACCAATAACTTTCCTTCAAATGAGGACTTTTACTCTTCATCGTGGTCGGCCTTTCATGCCTGA